A genomic window from Chitinophaga pollutisoli includes:
- the clpP gene encoding ATP-dependent Clp endopeptidase proteolytic subunit ClpP has translation MNINNEFRKYAIHHRGISSLVVDSYARSSQFNALTPYILEERQLNMQQMDVFSRLMADRIIFLGDPVNDYVANVITAQLLFLESADRNRDIQMYINSPGGSVYAGLGIYDTMQIVSPDIATICTGMAASFGAVLLVAGTKGKRTALKHARVMIHQPHGGAEGQTSDIEITAREFVKLKKELNEIIASHCGQPVKKVEKDGDRDFWMTADEAKEYGIIDDVLDKNPRKKAAEGNGTAQ, from the coding sequence ATGAACATTAATAACGAATTCCGGAAATATGCGATCCACCACAGAGGAATCAGCAGCCTGGTTGTAGATAGTTACGCCCGTAGCTCGCAGTTCAACGCGCTTACCCCCTATATCCTGGAGGAGCGTCAGCTGAACATGCAGCAGATGGACGTGTTTTCCCGACTGATGGCCGACCGTATCATCTTTTTGGGTGACCCGGTGAACGACTATGTGGCGAATGTGATCACCGCACAGTTGTTGTTCCTGGAGTCCGCCGACCGCAACCGCGACATCCAGATGTACATCAACAGCCCCGGTGGCTCCGTATATGCCGGTCTGGGTATCTATGATACCATGCAGATCGTTTCGCCCGACATCGCCACTATCTGCACTGGTATGGCCGCCTCTTTCGGCGCCGTACTGCTGGTAGCCGGCACGAAAGGCAAGCGTACCGCCCTGAAACACGCCCGTGTGATGATCCACCAGCCGCATGGCGGCGCGGAAGGCCAAACCTCCGACATTGAGATCACCGCACGCGAATTCGTGAAGCTGAAGAAAGAGCTGAACGAAATCATCGCCTCCCACTGCGGCCAACCCGTGAAAAAAGTGGAGAAAGACGGTGACCGTGACTTCTGGATGACAGCCGACGAAGCCAAGGAATATGGCATCATCGACGACGTACTGGATAAGAATCCCCGTAAGAAAGCTGCGGAAGGCAATGGCACTGCCCAGTAA
- the tig gene encoding trigger factor, with amino-acid sequence MATVTRENIGLLNDKITVKVSQEDYLPNFEKAVKHFSKTANIPGFRKGQVPAGMIKKMSGQALFADEILKTVEKELMTYIQNEKLEIFAQPLSLENEAKNFDYNKPEAFDFAFEVGLKPAFDVDPLLAKTSLTRYNVKVTDEIVDQELDRLQLKGGKSSEPETVTGENNVLNLEFIETDSKGNIAEGAEKKENSLLVKTFSAAAQEKLMGKKVGDTVVLQLSKAFDKDRIEYITKDLGLANDKDAAKKYFQLTITKLTLIEKRELNEEFFNEVYPGQNIATAEAFREKLREEIGKYWKQEATNHLHNDLFETLVHETPIELPKDFLKRWLQKGGENPKTEAEAEQEYPNFDHQLRWTLISDKLIRDNKLDVSFDELKDNARTKLMSYYGLGGEQAEWMDSYLERLLQDEKYVDQTYRELITQKLFDWAEAKVNVKEEEITAEEFVKLPHKHHHHEH; translated from the coding sequence ATGGCAACCGTAACCAGAGAGAACATTGGTTTATTAAATGATAAGATCACTGTGAAAGTGAGCCAGGAAGATTACCTTCCGAATTTCGAGAAAGCTGTAAAGCATTTTTCCAAAACAGCCAACATCCCTGGATTCCGGAAAGGCCAGGTTCCCGCCGGCATGATCAAAAAAATGAGCGGCCAGGCGCTGTTTGCAGACGAAATTCTGAAAACGGTGGAAAAGGAACTGATGACTTACATCCAGAACGAGAAACTGGAGATCTTCGCCCAGCCCCTCTCCCTCGAGAATGAAGCAAAGAACTTCGATTACAATAAACCCGAAGCATTCGACTTCGCGTTTGAAGTAGGCCTGAAGCCCGCATTCGACGTGGATCCCCTGCTCGCGAAAACTTCCCTCACCCGCTACAATGTAAAGGTGACCGACGAGATCGTTGACCAGGAACTGGACCGCCTGCAGCTGAAAGGCGGCAAATCCAGCGAACCCGAAACCGTAACCGGTGAAAACAACGTGCTGAACCTCGAGTTCATTGAAACCGACAGCAAAGGCAACATCGCGGAAGGCGCCGAGAAGAAGGAAAACTCCCTCCTCGTGAAAACCTTCTCCGCCGCCGCACAGGAGAAACTGATGGGCAAAAAAGTGGGCGACACTGTGGTGCTCCAGCTGTCAAAAGCTTTCGATAAAGACCGTATCGAATACATCACCAAAGACCTCGGCCTGGCCAATGACAAAGACGCTGCGAAAAAATACTTCCAGCTCACCATCACCAAACTCACCCTGATCGAAAAACGCGAGCTGAACGAGGAATTCTTCAACGAAGTATACCCCGGCCAGAACATCGCTACCGCTGAAGCTTTCCGCGAAAAACTCCGCGAAGAGATCGGCAAGTACTGGAAACAGGAAGCTACGAACCACCTGCACAACGACCTGTTCGAGACGCTGGTGCACGAAACGCCTATCGAGCTTCCGAAAGACTTCCTCAAACGCTGGCTGCAGAAAGGCGGCGAAAATCCGAAAACGGAAGCCGAAGCAGAACAGGAATACCCGAACTTCGACCATCAGCTGCGCTGGACCCTCATCAGCGACAAACTGATCCGCGATAACAAACTCGACGTTTCTTTCGACGAACTGAAAGACAACGCGCGTACCAAACTCATGTCTTATTACGGCCTCGGCGGCGAGCAGGCAGAGTGGATGGACAGCTACCTGGAGCGCCTGCTGCAGGACGAGAAGTATGTTGACCAGACTTATCGCGAACTGATCACCCAGAAGCTGTTTGATTGGGCTGAAGCCAAGGTGAACGTAAAAGAGGAGGAAATTACTGCAGAAGAATTTGTTAAATTACCTCATAAACATCACCATCATGAACATTAA
- a CDS encoding GntR family transcriptional regulator gives MKTPDILRHIAIDDFSATPKYQQLADALLQAIGEGKIKQNDILPSINELSYKLDISRDTAEKSLKLLKARGILGSVPGKGYFVQQTGLRQQFKILLLFNKLSEHKKIIYDAFAGKLGDAASIDFYIYNSDFGLFKKLLQRNLSEYTHVVILPHFRERVEVEELLNDIPREKLILLDKKLKGVTGGYGAVYENFRENIYEALEALRERLEHYQALTLIFPENTYYPDEIRDGFLQFCQDYAFPARVVHDLTAGGVRPGEVYINLRESDLVELIGKTRAQGLTPGKDAGIVSYNETPLKPFILNGLTTISTDFQLMGELAAGMILDGALSQVEVPFRVTPRASL, from the coding sequence ATGAAAACACCAGACATCCTCCGGCACATCGCCATCGACGACTTCTCCGCCACGCCGAAATACCAGCAGCTGGCCGACGCGCTTTTGCAGGCGATTGGCGAGGGAAAGATCAAGCAGAACGACATCCTTCCTTCCATCAACGAGCTTTCCTACAAGCTGGACATCTCGCGCGACACGGCCGAAAAATCGCTCAAGTTGCTGAAAGCCCGCGGGATCCTGGGCTCCGTGCCGGGCAAAGGATATTTCGTGCAGCAAACGGGGCTGCGCCAGCAGTTCAAGATCCTGTTACTTTTCAACAAGCTCAGCGAACATAAAAAAATCATTTACGACGCCTTCGCCGGCAAACTGGGCGACGCGGCCAGCATCGACTTCTATATTTACAACAGCGATTTCGGGTTGTTCAAGAAACTGTTGCAGAGGAATCTGTCCGAATACACGCACGTGGTGATCCTCCCGCATTTCCGGGAGCGCGTGGAGGTGGAGGAATTGCTCAACGACATTCCCCGTGAGAAGCTCATCCTGCTCGACAAAAAGCTGAAGGGCGTGACGGGCGGTTACGGCGCCGTGTACGAGAATTTCCGGGAGAACATTTACGAGGCGCTGGAAGCCTTGCGGGAGCGGCTGGAGCATTACCAGGCGTTGACGCTCATCTTCCCGGAGAACACGTATTACCCCGACGAGATCCGCGACGGGTTCCTGCAGTTCTGCCAGGATTATGCCTTCCCGGCGCGGGTGGTGCATGACTTAACCGCCGGTGGCGTGCGGCCGGGGGAGGTATATATCAACCTGCGGGAAAGCGACCTGGTGGAGCTGATCGGGAAGACGCGGGCGCAGGGGCTCACACCGGGGAAGGATGCGGGGATCGTCTCGTATAATGAAACCCCGCTGAAACCCTTTATCCTGAATGGTTTGACGACTATTTCGACCGACTTCCAGCTGATGGGCGAGCTGGCGGCGGGAATGATCCTCGACGGGGCGCTGTCGCAGGTGGAGGTTCCCTTCCGTGTGACGCCACGGGCTTCGCTCTGA
- a CDS encoding L-rhamnose/proton symporter RhaT, which translates to MNAILGLFFHLLGGFASGSFYLPYKKVRGWSWESYWITGGIFSWLFVPFIAAWITVPGFMDIIRNTDGATLFWTYILGVLWGIGGLTFGLSMRYLGMSLGMAVALGFCSAFGALIPPIYRSIMAESEHTFGAMISTHGGVFVLLGVAVCLLGIMISGKAGMRKEKELTNDQKQENIREFDLKKGLTVASISGILSACMSFAISAGGSMGKEAVANGANPLFANNVTFVVIMLGGLTTNFIWCMILNARNRSFKDYTNRKTPLAANYFFPPWPAPPGSCNSSSTVWEKASLATAPAHGFSIWPLSF; encoded by the coding sequence ATGAATGCTATCCTGGGATTGTTCTTCCATTTGCTGGGCGGGTTCGCCTCCGGAAGTTTTTATCTGCCATACAAAAAAGTCAGGGGCTGGAGCTGGGAAAGTTACTGGATCACCGGCGGGATTTTCTCCTGGCTTTTTGTTCCGTTTATCGCAGCGTGGATCACCGTGCCGGGGTTCATGGACATCATCCGCAACACCGATGGCGCCACCCTGTTCTGGACGTATATCCTGGGTGTGCTCTGGGGCATCGGCGGCCTCACCTTCGGCTTATCGATGCGCTACCTCGGCATGAGCCTCGGAATGGCCGTGGCACTGGGCTTCTGTTCCGCCTTCGGCGCGCTCATTCCACCCATCTACCGCAGCATTATGGCGGAAAGCGAACATACTTTCGGCGCGATGATCAGTACGCACGGCGGCGTGTTCGTACTCCTCGGCGTGGCGGTTTGCCTGCTGGGGATCATGATCAGCGGCAAAGCGGGGATGCGGAAAGAGAAAGAACTGACAAACGACCAGAAGCAGGAGAATATCCGCGAGTTCGACCTGAAGAAAGGTTTGACGGTAGCCAGTATTTCCGGTATTCTCAGCGCCTGCATGAGTTTCGCGATTTCCGCGGGAGGATCCATGGGAAAGGAAGCAGTCGCAAACGGCGCCAATCCGCTGTTCGCCAACAACGTAACTTTTGTAGTGATCATGCTCGGCGGGTTAACGACCAACTTTATCTGGTGCATGATTCTCAACGCACGCAACCGTTCTTTTAAAGATTATACGAACAGGAAAACGCCGCTGGCCGCGAATTACTTTTTTCCGCCCTGGCCGGCACCACCTGGTTCATGCAATTCTTCTTCTACGGTATGGGAGAAAGCAAGCTTGGCAACGGCGCCGGCTCATGGATTCTCCATATGGCCTTTATCATTCTGA
- a CDS encoding L-rhamnose/proton symporter RhaT, which produces MGESKLGNGAGSWILHMAFIILISTLWGFALKEWKGVSPKTYRTVLAGIATIILSVMLVGYGTSLEN; this is translated from the coding sequence ATGGGAGAAAGCAAGCTTGGCAACGGCGCCGGCTCATGGATTCTCCATATGGCCTTTATCATTCTGATTTCCACGTTATGGGGGTTTGCGCTGAAAGAATGGAAAGGCGTGTCCCCCAAAACCTACCGGACAGTACTCGCGGGAATCGCCACGATTATTTTGTCTGTCATGCTGGTAGGATACGGCACTTCACTTGAAAATTAA
- a CDS encoding bifunctional aldolase/short-chain dehydrogenase, with protein MTKQFKHVSYLWDEAKAAAMAGDEVALLIYRSNLLGADLRLTNYGGGNTSCKATAPDPLTGKPVEVMWVKGSGGDLGTLQRSGLAALYVDRLRSLKNIYKGMQMEDEMVTLFDHCIYDLKSKAPSIDTPLHGFLPFKHIDHLHPDAAIAIAAAKDGEQITKELFGGKIGWVAWQRPGFDLGLQLKACLDENPGIRGIMLGSHGLFTWGDTAYESYINTLEVIEQCAEYLEKHLGKARPVFGGPRMQALPKEERLAKAAEMAPELRGLASSHQRMIGHFTDDERVLQFMHSNDLERLAPLGTSCPDHFLRTKISPLVLHPETAADRTRLEAAFEAYRKMYAEYYEACKHPNSPAMRDPNPVVILCPGIGMFTFAKDKQTARVAAEFYINAINVMRGAEAVSSYTSLPRQEAFDIEYWLLEEAKLQRMPKPKALTGRIALVTGSAGGIGKAIARKFAQEGAVVVLSDNNADRLAEAKASFEKEFGKDTCAAALLDVKDAGNVSNAYRTAALAFGGMDIVVNCAGLSISKPLEEHTEKDWDLLYDVLVKGQFLVTQSGVDVMRKQNLGGDVLNIVSKNALVSGPNNAAYGSAKAAQLHLSRLNAAELGKDRIRVNVVNPDAVIADSTIWAGAWAEGRAKAYGVKVEELPAYYAKRTLLNQVILPEDIADACFAFVGGLLQKATGNVLNVDGGVAMAFVR; from the coding sequence ATGACGAAGCAATTCAAACATGTAAGTTATTTATGGGATGAGGCCAAAGCCGCCGCGATGGCCGGCGATGAGGTGGCCCTGTTGATCTACCGGTCCAACCTCCTGGGCGCCGATCTGCGGCTCACCAACTACGGCGGCGGCAACACCAGCTGCAAGGCCACCGCTCCGGACCCCCTCACCGGCAAACCCGTGGAAGTAATGTGGGTGAAAGGTTCCGGCGGCGACCTCGGCACGCTCCAGCGCAGCGGCCTCGCCGCGCTGTATGTGGACCGCCTCCGCAGCCTGAAAAATATTTACAAAGGCATGCAGATGGAAGATGAAATGGTAACGCTCTTCGATCATTGCATCTACGACCTCAAATCCAAAGCGCCTTCCATCGATACGCCCCTGCACGGTTTCCTGCCGTTCAAACATATCGACCACCTGCACCCGGACGCGGCCATCGCCATCGCCGCGGCGAAAGACGGGGAGCAGATCACCAAGGAGCTGTTCGGCGGCAAGATCGGCTGGGTGGCCTGGCAGCGCCCGGGCTTCGACCTCGGCCTGCAGCTGAAAGCCTGCCTCGACGAAAACCCCGGGATCCGCGGCATCATGCTCGGCTCGCACGGGCTCTTCACCTGGGGCGATACGGCTTACGAATCCTACATCAACACGCTCGAAGTGATCGAGCAGTGCGCGGAATACCTGGAGAAGCACCTCGGCAAGGCGCGCCCCGTTTTCGGCGGCCCCCGCATGCAGGCGCTCCCCAAAGAAGAAAGGCTCGCCAAAGCAGCAGAGATGGCGCCCGAACTGAGAGGGCTCGCGTCGTCCCACCAGCGGATGATCGGCCATTTCACCGACGACGAGCGCGTGTTGCAGTTTATGCATTCCAACGACCTGGAGCGCCTCGCGCCCCTCGGCACCTCCTGCCCCGACCACTTCCTCCGCACCAAAATCAGCCCGCTGGTACTGCATCCCGAAACAGCGGCAGACCGCACCCGGTTGGAAGCCGCGTTTGAAGCATACCGGAAAATGTACGCGGAATATTACGAGGCCTGCAAACATCCGAATAGTCCCGCCATGCGCGACCCGAACCCGGTAGTGATATTGTGCCCGGGAATTGGTATGTTCACATTTGCAAAAGACAAGCAAACGGCGCGCGTGGCCGCTGAATTCTATATCAACGCCATCAACGTGATGCGCGGCGCTGAAGCGGTATCATCTTACACTTCGCTGCCCCGCCAGGAAGCTTTCGACATCGAATACTGGCTGCTGGAGGAAGCGAAGCTGCAACGCATGCCGAAACCCAAGGCGCTCACCGGCCGCATCGCCCTGGTAACGGGCAGCGCCGGCGGCATCGGGAAGGCAATTGCGCGGAAGTTTGCCCAGGAAGGCGCTGTGGTGGTGCTCAGCGATAACAACGCCGACCGCCTCGCCGAAGCCAAAGCATCCTTCGAAAAGGAATTCGGAAAAGATACCTGCGCCGCCGCATTGCTCGACGTGAAAGACGCCGGCAACGTATCCAACGCCTACCGCACCGCTGCGCTGGCATTCGGAGGAATGGACATCGTGGTGAACTGCGCCGGGCTCTCCATCTCCAAACCGCTGGAAGAGCATACCGAAAAAGACTGGGATCTGTTGTACGATGTACTCGTGAAAGGCCAGTTCCTCGTTACCCAGTCGGGGGTAGACGTGATGCGTAAGCAAAACCTCGGCGGCGACGTGCTGAACATCGTGAGCAAGAACGCCCTCGTATCCGGCCCCAACAACGCCGCGTACGGTTCCGCCAAGGCCGCGCAGCTGCACCTGAGCCGCCTCAATGCGGCGGAGCTGGGGAAAGACCGCATCCGGGTGAACGTGGTGAACCCCGACGCAGTGATCGCCGACAGCACCATATGGGCCGGCGCCTGGGCGGAAGGAAGGGCTAAAGCCTACGGCGTGAAAGTGGAAGAGCTGCCGGCTTACTATGCCAAACGCACGCTGCTCAACCAGGTGATCCTGCCGGAAGATATCGCGGATGCCTGCTTCGCTTTTGTAGGAGGATTATTGCAGAAAGCCACCGGTAACGTGCTGAATGTAGATGGCGGAGTAGCCATGGCTTTCGTCAGATAA
- a CDS encoding sugar isomerase — MQIDQNKIDGYNSQSLRKHERALAFLQGEIPHAAEIISQLGEFQIAIPSWALGTGGTRFGRFPAGGEPRNLEEKIEDIGLLHRLNRASGAISLHIPWDIPEDPAHIRAVAAAHGLKFDAMNSNTFQDQPGQAHSYKFGSLQNVSRDIRQQAIEHNIEVIRHGIALGSESLTVWLSDGSCFPGQLSFRKAFENTLEGLSEIYAELPDNWKMFVEYKAFEPNFYSTTVGDWGQSLLYASKLGPKAYTLVDLGHHLPNANIEQIVALLLMEGKLGGFHFNDSKYGDDDLTVGSIKPYQLFLIFCELVDGMNARGMKHATDLGWMIDASHNVKDPLEDLLQSVEAIQIAYAQALLVDRKALTAAQERNDVVAAQEILQQAYRTDVRPMVAEARLRAGGALEPLSVYRGEQVRAGLIRRRGLVTIATGL, encoded by the coding sequence ATGCAAATCGACCAGAATAAAATAGACGGTTACAATAGCCAGTCGCTCCGCAAACATGAGCGGGCGCTGGCATTTCTTCAGGGCGAGATCCCCCATGCGGCGGAAATCATTTCCCAGCTCGGCGAATTCCAGATCGCGATTCCCAGCTGGGCCCTCGGCACCGGGGGCACCCGGTTCGGCAGGTTCCCCGCAGGCGGCGAGCCCCGCAACCTCGAAGAAAAAATCGAAGACATCGGGCTGCTGCATCGCCTCAACCGCGCCAGCGGCGCCATTTCGCTCCACATCCCCTGGGATATCCCGGAAGATCCCGCGCACATCCGCGCAGTCGCCGCCGCGCACGGGCTGAAGTTCGACGCCATGAACTCCAACACCTTCCAGGACCAGCCGGGCCAGGCGCACAGCTACAAATTCGGTTCCCTTCAGAACGTGAGCCGCGATATCCGCCAGCAAGCCATCGAACATAATATCGAAGTGATCCGCCACGGCATTGCCCTGGGATCGGAATCGCTTACGGTCTGGCTGTCCGACGGCTCCTGCTTCCCCGGCCAGCTCAGCTTCCGCAAAGCGTTTGAAAATACGCTGGAAGGTTTAAGCGAGATCTACGCCGAACTGCCCGACAACTGGAAAATGTTCGTCGAATACAAAGCCTTCGAACCGAACTTCTATTCCACCACGGTGGGCGACTGGGGGCAATCCCTGCTCTACGCCTCCAAGCTCGGCCCTAAGGCTTATACACTGGTGGATCTGGGCCATCATCTCCCTAATGCCAACATCGAACAGATCGTGGCGCTGCTGCTGATGGAAGGCAAGCTGGGCGGATTCCATTTCAACGATTCCAAATACGGCGACGACGACCTCACCGTAGGCAGCATCAAGCCGTACCAGCTGTTCCTGATTTTCTGCGAACTGGTAGACGGTATGAATGCGCGCGGCATGAAACATGCCACCGATTTGGGCTGGATGATCGACGCGTCGCATAATGTGAAAGATCCGCTGGAAGACCTGCTGCAATCCGTGGAAGCAATCCAGATTGCTTATGCCCAGGCGCTGCTGGTGGATCGCAAAGCCCTCACCGCCGCGCAGGAGCGCAATGACGTGGTGGCGGCCCAGGAAATATTGCAACAGGCGTACCGGACGGACGTTCGTCCGATGGTAGCCGAAGCGCGCCTCCGCGCAGGCGGCGCCCTGGAGCCGCTTTCCGTGTACCGCGGCGAGCAGGTGCGGGCGGGGCTTATCCGCAGGAGGGGGCTTGTTACCATCGCTACAGGTTTATAA
- a CDS encoding FGGY family carbohydrate kinase codes for MTKIPVIAVLDIGKTNKKLFLFDESYRVVHEKNARLPETADEDGDPCECIHSLRDFVQSSLEEALAMPGVDVRAVNVSAYGASLVYIDADGKPLTPLYNYLKSYPGHLRDGLYARYGGKSGFSRQTASPALDSLNSGLQLFRLQAGRPELFAKVKHALHLPQYISFLLTGEACADITSIGCHTALWDFDKNTYHAWVRDEGLESVMAPLRDAGTVVAGKVSGKEVPVGPGLHDSSAALIPYLMQFREPFALISTGTWCITLNPFNATPLTAEELEQDCLCYLSFDGRPVKASRLFSGFVHEREVARIAEHFNRQSAHCQSVPFDAALMGKMFPAGDFATRDLSQFRSDAEAYHQLIFDLVSAQHRSTSLVLAGAPVGKIFVDGGFGKNDVFMQMLAMQFRGIEVFAAQVPQATALGAALALHSTWQQGPLPERLIELAPYPDPCTEILG; via the coding sequence ATGACGAAGATTCCCGTTATCGCCGTGCTCGACATCGGCAAAACCAATAAGAAGTTGTTCCTTTTCGACGAAAGTTACCGCGTGGTGCATGAGAAGAATGCCCGCCTCCCGGAAACCGCCGACGAAGACGGGGACCCCTGCGAATGCATCCACAGCCTGCGCGATTTCGTGCAGTCGTCGCTGGAGGAAGCTTTGGCGATGCCTGGAGTGGACGTGCGCGCCGTGAACGTATCCGCCTACGGCGCCAGCCTCGTGTATATCGATGCCGACGGCAAACCGCTGACGCCGCTTTACAATTATCTTAAATCGTACCCCGGCCATTTGCGGGATGGGCTGTACGCACGATATGGCGGAAAATCAGGATTCTCCCGGCAAACCGCTTCTCCCGCTTTGGACAGCCTTAACTCAGGCCTGCAGCTTTTCCGCCTGCAGGCCGGGCGTCCGGAGTTGTTTGCCAAAGTGAAACATGCGTTGCACCTGCCGCAATACATCAGTTTTCTGCTCACCGGCGAGGCCTGCGCCGACATTACCAGCATCGGCTGCCATACAGCGCTATGGGATTTTGATAAAAATACCTATCACGCCTGGGTGCGCGACGAAGGGCTGGAAAGCGTTATGGCGCCGTTGCGCGATGCGGGAACGGTGGTAGCGGGAAAGGTAAGCGGGAAGGAAGTTCCGGTGGGGCCGGGACTGCATGATTCTTCCGCCGCGTTGATCCCTTACCTGATGCAGTTCCGCGAGCCTTTTGCCTTGATTTCGACTGGCACATGGTGTATCACCCTCAATCCGTTCAACGCCACACCGCTCACGGCGGAGGAGCTGGAGCAGGATTGCCTGTGCTACCTTTCCTTCGACGGGCGCCCCGTGAAAGCCTCGCGCCTCTTTTCGGGATTTGTGCATGAGCGGGAGGTAGCCAGGATTGCGGAGCATTTCAACCGCCAGTCGGCGCATTGCCAATCTGTGCCTTTCGATGCAGCACTGATGGGAAAGATGTTCCCCGCCGGAGATTTCGCTACGCGCGACCTCTCGCAATTCCGGTCGGATGCGGAGGCTTACCATCAATTGATTTTCGATCTCGTATCGGCGCAACACCGCTCCACTTCGCTGGTGCTGGCAGGCGCGCCGGTTGGAAAGATATTCGTGGACGGAGGGTTTGGGAAGAATGATGTATTCATGCAAATGCTCGCCATGCAGTTCCGTGGTATAGAAGTGTTTGCCGCGCAAGTGCCACAGGCTACCGCACTGGGTGCCGCGCTGGCGCTGCACAGCACCTGGCAGCAGGGGCCGCTGCCGGAACGCCTGATCGAACTGGCCCCATATCCTGATCCCTGCACCGAAATTCTTGGATGA
- a CDS encoding DUF4855 domain-containing protein, which translates to MASAFRRMSSCIGIFLLVSLNAPIFGQQSPTVTSKKLPANYVSDLALIYQGGTHRMDWTRDQFSPYVFRQSGAGFEWLFDGFLFIEFKDNRGFEYAEGYGHRPAGQQEWLWLLNRNFEKGKAIHALNSLLDSLSLAGRKPVRKRKVVLTIPEPIKTNKNWGRINGRKINFASNADRIAACKWYIDKATALWNKAGFKHLELAGFYWVAERDIDAKTVLPAVSAKIKKQGKRFFWIPYYGAKGAGSWKDLGFDIAYQQPNYFFKLSTPHTALTGAISFAKTNNMALEMEFDKRVITDDGFRKKFTDYLDEFEKNGMLSNAPVAYYEGGGAWYEMSMQSDRNVKSLFNRLADIVAERQKKADAKSR; encoded by the coding sequence ATGGCAAGTGCATTTAGGAGAATGTCATCATGCATAGGGATTTTCCTGCTAGTTAGTTTGAATGCCCCGATTTTCGGACAACAATCCCCGACAGTTACCAGTAAAAAGCTACCCGCTAATTACGTTTCTGATCTGGCACTTATATATCAGGGTGGTACCCATCGTATGGACTGGACCCGAGATCAATTCAGTCCCTATGTATTTCGTCAGAGTGGCGCCGGTTTCGAATGGCTATTTGACGGTTTTTTGTTTATCGAATTTAAAGATAATCGTGGTTTTGAATATGCGGAGGGTTATGGACATCGACCAGCTGGACAACAAGAATGGCTATGGCTGCTCAATCGAAATTTTGAAAAAGGGAAAGCTATTCATGCATTGAATAGCTTGCTCGACAGCCTTTCACTGGCTGGGAGAAAGCCAGTACGGAAGCGGAAAGTTGTACTTACAATACCCGAGCCGATCAAGACTAACAAGAATTGGGGACGTATCAACGGCCGGAAGATTAATTTCGCATCGAATGCAGATCGCATAGCAGCCTGCAAGTGGTATATTGACAAAGCGACGGCTTTGTGGAATAAGGCCGGGTTCAAGCATTTGGAGCTGGCGGGATTTTATTGGGTGGCGGAACGGGATATTGATGCCAAAACAGTTTTGCCTGCAGTTTCCGCCAAAATAAAAAAGCAAGGGAAGCGATTTTTCTGGATTCCTTATTATGGTGCCAAAGGAGCGGGGAGTTGGAAAGATCTCGGATTTGACATTGCATATCAACAGCCTAATTACTTTTTTAAACTTAGTACTCCTCACACTGCCCTGACGGGAGCCATTAGTTTTGCCAAGACTAACAACATGGCACTCGAAATGGAATTTGATAAAAGGGTTATCACTGACGACGGGTTTCGCAAGAAATTTACCGATTACCTCGATGAGTTTGAGAAAAACGGAATGCTCAGTAACGCTCCCGTTGCTTACTATGAAGGAGGAGGGGCATGGTATGAAATGAGTATGCAATCCGACAGGAATGTTAAAAGTTTGTTTAATCGGCTAGCGGATATTGTAGCTGAACGGCAAAAGAAAGCGGACGCAAAATCCCGATAA